One part of the Candidatus Binatia bacterium genome encodes these proteins:
- a CDS encoding zinc-binding dehydrogenase: MAETSRGVTLLAPDKIEIREYPVPHIPPDGGLIAVERAGVCGSDVKYFHGRIELPLPIILGHEILGRVAKLGRAAASIHGLKEGDRIILKGALGCGRCADCRRGAGRFCKKRTNYGGRTTSAKPPHLFGGFADYVYLAPDVLATRVSDDLLPEAAVLVGAVMANGFQWTVRHGGVKMGDYVLIQGPGQQGLACAFAARQAGAARIMITGIGRDAARLQLAERFGAHRTINVEKENVVEVVRAETGGAMADVVVDVSGNPKAIQTSVECVRRQGTMVLAGLTGDGTVTPMMMDKIVWSEIRLQGAFTADNDAVEATMRLLEATKFPVQEMVSHVFTLEETERCIRAVGGEIPELYPTKALIRP; this comes from the coding sequence ATGGCTGAAACATCTCGCGGCGTGACATTGCTGGCGCCGGACAAAATCGAAATCCGCGAATACCCCGTTCCCCACATCCCGCCGGACGGCGGGTTGATCGCCGTGGAGCGGGCCGGAGTCTGCGGCTCGGACGTCAAATATTTTCACGGCAGGATCGAGCTGCCGCTGCCGATCATTCTCGGCCATGAAATTCTCGGCCGCGTCGCCAAGCTCGGCCGCGCGGCGGCTTCGATCCACGGCCTCAAGGAAGGCGACCGCATTATTCTCAAGGGCGCGCTGGGCTGCGGCCGGTGCGCCGATTGCCGGCGCGGCGCGGGACGCTTTTGCAAGAAGCGCACGAACTACGGCGGCAGGACGACCTCGGCCAAGCCGCCGCATCTCTTCGGCGGCTTCGCCGATTACGTTTATCTCGCGCCCGACGTGCTGGCGACGCGCGTGAGCGACGATCTTTTGCCGGAAGCCGCGGTGCTCGTCGGCGCCGTGATGGCGAACGGCTTTCAGTGGACCGTGCGCCACGGCGGCGTCAAGATGGGCGATTACGTTCTTATCCAGGGACCCGGCCAGCAGGGGCTCGCCTGCGCCTTCGCCGCGCGCCAGGCCGGCGCGGCGCGGATCATGATCACGGGAATCGGCAGAGACGCCGCGCGCCTTCAGCTCGCCGAGCGCTTCGGCGCGCATCGGACAATCAACGTCGAGAAAGAAAACGTCGTCGAGGTCGTGCGCGCCGAAACCGGCGGCGCGATGGCCGACGTGGTCGTGGACGTGTCGGGAAATCCGAAGGCGATCCAAACTTCGGTCGAGTGCGTCCGGCGGCAAGGCACGATGGTCCTCGCGGGCCTCACCGGAGACGGTACGGTTACTCCCATGATGATGGACAAAATCGTCTGGAGCGAGATCCGGCTCCAAGGCGCGTTCACCGCCGACAACGACGCCGTCGAGGCGACCATGCGGCTCCTCGAAGCGACGAAATTCCCGGTTCAAGAAATGGTCAGCCACGTTTTTACCCTCGAAGAGACCGAGCGCTGCATACGCGCCGTGGGCGGCGAGATCCCCGAACTTTATCCCACCAAGGCGCTGATCCGACCTTAG
- a CDS encoding ABC transporter substrate-binding protein: MVVTSSMQGLDLVMIARLGNSMDNRIFGRKGITNIKQIKSLAISRFASNADFAGRYLVERAGLKPDTDVAFLQFGNQSNRIAAIETGRADAAILTPPLTLQARKMGFPLLIDAAKLEIPYSSLFMVTRRSNLSKNRDDLRNYLRALIEGVHYYLANKEYSLKVLAKYMKVGDRDVLEENFREYDFPLKPYPAKEYFALPIQEVGRKDPKVLKEPPERFADSSLVKELDESGFIDKLTKEYGLKK; the protein is encoded by the coding sequence GTGGTCGTGACCAGCAGCATGCAGGGACTCGATCTCGTCATGATCGCCCGCTTGGGAAACTCGATGGATAACCGCATCTTCGGCCGCAAGGGGATCACCAACATCAAGCAGATCAAGAGTCTCGCCATCAGCCGCTTCGCCAGCAACGCCGATTTCGCCGGCCGCTATTTGGTCGAACGGGCGGGCCTCAAGCCGGACACCGATGTCGCTTTCTTGCAGTTCGGCAACCAATCGAACCGGATCGCCGCCATCGAAACCGGAAGGGCCGACGCGGCGATACTTACGCCGCCCCTGACGCTGCAGGCGCGAAAAATGGGATTCCCACTTTTGATCGATGCGGCCAAGCTCGAGATCCCCTATTCCAGTCTTTTCATGGTAACGCGTAGATCGAATCTCAGCAAAAATCGCGACGACCTCCGCAACTATCTCCGCGCCCTGATCGAGGGCGTTCACTATTATCTCGCCAATAAAGAGTACAGCCTGAAGGTGCTGGCTAAGTATATGAAGGTCGGCGACCGCGACGTCCTCGAAGAAAACTTCCGCGAGTACGACTTTCCATTGAAGCCGTATCCGGCCAAGGAATATTTCGCGCTGCCGATTCAGGAAGTCGGCAGAAAAGACCCGAAGGTACTGAAAGAGCCGCCGGAGCGCTTTGCGGACTCGAGTCTGGTCAAGGAACTGGACGAGAGCGGCTTCATCGACAAGCTGACGAAAGAATACGGACTGAAAAAATAA